One genomic segment of Cellulophaga sp. HaHaR_3_176 includes these proteins:
- a CDS encoding TonB-dependent receptor translates to MKIVCTVFAILCVAINANSQQQKPTDSLEGKKVVLDEVFVSAIRVTKETPVTFSNLTKEQIKPRNLGQDIPILMNFLPSVVTTSDAGAGVGYTGIRVRGSDATRVNVTINGIPYNDAESQGTFWVNMPDFASSVESLQLQRGVGTSTNGAGAFGASLNLLTDGFSEDPYAQISSSIGSFNTLKNTLKFSTGLLNDHIEVSGRLSKIDSDGYVDRAFSDLKSYFLQAAYKDENTLIKALQFGGHEITYQSWFGIEASQLETDRTANPYTYENEVDNYKQDHSQLLWNQKLNKFWSTNLAFHYTRGRGYFEQYKEEDDFETYGFEPITVNGEDVNTTDIIRRRWLDNHFYGTVFSANYVNENLDLIFGGGWNKYENTHYGEVIWARYASLSEIRDRYYENNSTKTDFNFYTKVNYKLNDKWSLFGDLQYRSVNYKANGDETGLVDDTFDFFNPKAGITLDVNKNNNLYFSYAVANREPNRTDYESGSPKPERLNDFELGWRYVSQNTQINTNVYYMKYKDQLVLTGNIDDVGNYLRANVPDSYRLGLEIDANISVSEKFKITPNIALSTNKIEDFILDRDGVISNIGDTNIAFSPSFIAGNILTYKLLENLSFSLLSKYVGEQYLSNTDTEASKLDAYFTNDFNVTYEIKTNSIFKSIVLSGLVNNIFNEEYESNGYTYLNFWEGPTSFEVQGYYPQAGTNFLLGATLNF, encoded by the coding sequence ATGAAAATTGTATGTACAGTATTTGCCATTTTATGTGTCGCAATAAACGCGAATTCACAACAGCAAAAACCAACTGATTCTTTAGAAGGAAAAAAAGTGGTTTTAGATGAGGTTTTTGTCTCAGCGATTAGAGTAACAAAAGAGACTCCTGTTACCTTTTCAAATTTAACGAAAGAACAAATCAAGCCAAGAAATTTAGGGCAAGATATTCCTATTTTAATGAACTTTTTACCATCTGTAGTTACAACGTCAGATGCTGGCGCAGGTGTAGGTTACACAGGTATTCGGGTTCGTGGTAGTGATGCTACGCGAGTTAATGTTACTATTAACGGTATACCATACAATGATGCAGAATCTCAAGGTACTTTTTGGGTGAACATGCCAGATTTTGCTTCATCTGTAGAGAGTTTACAATTGCAACGTGGTGTAGGTACATCAACAAATGGTGCAGGTGCTTTTGGTGCTAGTTTAAATTTGTTAACAGATGGTTTTTCAGAAGATCCTTATGCTCAAATTTCTTCTTCAATTGGTAGCTTCAATACCTTAAAAAACACATTAAAGTTTAGTACAGGTTTATTAAACGACCATATAGAAGTTTCAGGTAGGTTATCAAAAATTGACTCAGACGGATATGTTGATAGAGCTTTCTCTGATTTAAAATCTTATTTTTTACAAGCTGCTTATAAAGATGAAAATACTTTAATTAAAGCATTGCAGTTCGGGGGCCATGAAATTACGTATCAATCTTGGTTCGGAATAGAAGCTTCGCAATTAGAAACAGATAGAACAGCAAATCCATATACATACGAAAATGAGGTTGATAATTATAAACAAGACCATTCTCAGTTGTTGTGGAATCAAAAATTAAATAAATTTTGGAGTACTAATTTAGCATTTCATTATACCAGAGGACGTGGATATTTTGAGCAATATAAAGAAGAAGACGATTTTGAAACATATGGTTTTGAACCAATTACTGTAAATGGAGAAGATGTGAATACTACAGATATTATTCGTAGACGTTGGTTAGATAATCACTTCTATGGAACTGTTTTTTCTGCAAATTATGTAAATGAAAATTTAGATCTAATTTTTGGTGGAGGTTGGAATAAGTATGAAAACACGCATTATGGCGAAGTTATTTGGGCGCGTTATGCAAGCTTAAGTGAAATTAGAGATCGTTATTATGAAAATAACTCAACAAAAACAGATTTTAATTTTTACACGAAAGTAAATTATAAGTTAAATGATAAATGGAGTCTTTTTGGAGATTTACAATATAGATCAGTTAATTACAAAGCTAATGGTGATGAAACAGGTTTAGTTGATGATACTTTTGATTTTTTTAACCCGAAAGCAGGAATTACATTAGATGTAAATAAAAATAATAACCTTTATTTTTCTTATGCCGTTGCAAATAGAGAACCTAATAGAACAGATTACGAAAGTGGCTCGCCCAAACCAGAAAGGTTAAATGATTTTGAGTTAGGTTGGCGTTACGTTTCTCAAAACACACAGATTAATACTAACGTATATTACATGAAATATAAAGATCAGTTAGTGTTAACAGGTAATATAGATGATGTTGGTAATTATTTAAGAGCAAATGTACCTGATAGCTATAGATTAGGTCTTGAAATTGATGCGAATATTAGTGTCAGCGAAAAATTTAAAATAACACCAAATATAGCATTGAGTACGAATAAAATTGAAGATTTTATATTGGATAGAGATGGTGTTATAAGTAATATAGGAGATACAAATATAGCTTTCTCTCCTTCATTTATTGCAGGTAATATTTTAACCTATAAACTGCTAGAAAATTTAAGTTTTTCATTGTTGTCCAAATATGTAGGCGAGCAATATTTAAGTAATACAGATACGGAAGCTTCTAAGTTAGATGCTTACTTTACAAACGATTTTAATGTTACTTATGAAATTAAAACAAACTCTATTTTCAAATCAATTGTTTTGTCAGGTTTGGTAAATAATATTTTTAATGAAGAGTATGAATCAAACGGGTATACCTATTTAAATTTTTGGGAAGGTCCAACATCCTTTGAGGTACAAGGGTACTATCCACAAGCAGGAACAAACTTCTTGTTAGGTGCAACATTAAACTTTTAA